In Zea mays cultivar B73 chromosome 7, Zm-B73-REFERENCE-NAM-5.0, whole genome shotgun sequence, the following proteins share a genomic window:
- the LOC109940988 gene encoding bisdemethoxycurcumin synthase-like, which produces MGSAWANVREICRAQRADGPAAVLAIGTANPANCVPQDEFPDFYFRATKSDHLTGLKEKFKRVCQKLGVQKRYLHHTEELLSAHPEFLDRSSPSLDARLDIVKTAVPELAAQACRKAIAEWGRPAADVTHLVVATNSGAHIPGVDFQLVSLLGLRPTVRRTMLYLNGCSAGAAALRLARDLAENNRGARVLVACAEITVLLFDGPEEGCFQTLVNQGLFGDGAGAVVVGADPAAPAERPLFEIVSAAQTVIPDSEGVITMHLTKGGYGGNISTRQVPVLIGDHIERCLTDAFAPLGVGAGWNDLFWDVHPGSSAILDQVDAVLKLKPEKLAASRRVLSEYGNMFGVTVIFVLDELRRRMTNGEEEGAPAEWGVMVAFGPGLTVETMVLHRSGTPAETKLGEA; this is translated from the exons ATGGGAAGCGCTTGGGCCAACGTCCGCGAGATCTGCCGCGCACAGCGTGCCGACGGCCCCGCAGCCGTGCTCGCCATCGGCACGGCCAACCCGGCGAACTGCGTGCCCCAGGACGAGTTCCCCGACTTCTACTTCCGCGCCACCAAGAGCGACCACCTCACTGGCCTCAAGGAAAAGTTCAAGAGAGTTT GCCAGAAGCTGGGCGTGCAGAAGCGCTACCTGCACCACACCGAGGAGCTGCTGAGCGCGCACCCGGAGTTCCTGGACCGCTCCTCGCCGTCCCTCGACGCGCGGCTGGACATCGTCAAGACCGCCGTCCCGGAGCTCGCCGCGCAGGCCTGCAGGAAGGCCATCGCCGAGTGGGGCCGCCCGGCCGCCGACGTCACGCACCTCGTCGTCGCCACCAACTCCGGCGCGCACATCCCGGGCGTCGACTTCCAGCTGGTCTCGCTCCTGGGCCTCCGCCCGACCGTGCGCCGCACCATGCTCTACCTCAACGGCTGCtccgcgggcgccgccgcgctgcGCCTCGCCAGGGACCTGGCCGAGAACAACCGCGGCGCGCGCGTGCTCGTCGCCTGCGCCGAGATCACCGTCCTGCTCTTTGACGGGCCCGAGGAGGGCTGTTTCCAGACGCTCGTCAACCAGGGCCTGTTCGGCGACGGCGCGGGAGCCGTCGTCGTCGGCGCCGACCCGGCGGCCCCGGCCGAGCGCCCGCTGTTCGAGATCGTGTCCGCCGCGCAGACCGTCATACCGGACTCCGAGGGCGTCATCACCATGCACCTCACCAAGGGTGGCTACGGCGGCAACATCTCCACCAGGCAGGTCCCCGTACTCATCGGCGACCACATCGAGCGCTGTCTCACGGACGCTTTTGCGCCGCTCGGCGTCGGCGCCGGATGGAACGACCTGTTCTGGGACGTGCACCCGGGCTCGTCGGCGATCCTGGACCAGGTCGACGCCGTGCTCAAGCTCAAGCCTGAGAAGCTGGCGGCGAGCAGACGTGTCCTCAGCGAGTACGGGAACATGTTCGGCGTCACGGTGATCTTCGTGCTCGACGAGCTGCGCCGCCGGATGACGAATGGGGAAGAGGAGGGGGCGCCTGCAGAGTGGGGGGTCATGGTGGCGTTTGGACCCGGGCTCACCGTCGAGACGATGGTGCTCCACCGATCAGGCACCCCAGCCGAGACGAAACTAGGTGAGGCATGA